The genomic region CGCTCACCGTCGCGCTGACCGCGACTGCGCTCTGGGCGCTCGCCGTCGCCGGCATCGGCGCCGACGATCTGGTGACGGTGCTCGCCGAGCTGCTGCGCAACCTCGCCTGGTTCGGCTTCATGGTCGTTCTGCATCGGCGCGACGGCAGCATCCGCCCGCCCTTCGCGCTCGCCACCGTCTATGGAGTCGTGGGGCTGGTGGCGCTCGGTTCGGCGGGGCTGCAGATGCTCGGCAGCGCTGCTCCGGCGGATCGCGCCGCCGATTTCGCCGACGCCGCGTTGCTGCTTCAGATGCTCGTCACGGTCGCGGCGCTGCTGCTCGTGCAGGCGCTGCACACCGCAGTCGCGCCCGGCGCAGGCGCAGGGCTCCGTTGGATCGTCCTCGCGCTCGGCGGGCTTTGGCTCACCGATCTCAACATCTTCACCGTCGGCTATCTGACCGGCGAGCTCGCGCCCGAGCTGTTCGTGCTGCGCGGCGTTGCCATGGTGCTGGTCGCCGCCGGCATCGGCGCGGGGCTGCACCACAAGGGCGACTGGTCGATGCAGGTATCGCGCACGGTCGCCTATCAATCGCTCTCGCTCGTGGGCATCGCCGCCTATGTCGCCCTGCTCGCGCTCGCCACCAGTGCGCTGGCGACGGTGGGCGGCGAGAACGCCCGCGTGCTCCAGACGGCATTCGTCTTCGGCTCGACCGCCGCGGTGCTGACGCTCGTCTCCTCGCCATGGCTGCGCGCCTGGGCGAAAGTGAAGCTGGCCAAGCATTTCTTCCGCCACCGCTATGATTATCGCGCCGAATGGATCCGCTTCACCGAAACGCTGGGCCAGCCGGAAGGCGCGGCTCCGCTGGACGAGCGAATCGTGAAGGCGATCGCCGATCTGACCGATTCGCCGGCCGGGCTGCTGCTTGTCCCGGACGGCAGCGGCCTCGGCCCGGGCGCTGCCTGGAATTGGGGACGCGACATGCTGCCGGCCGCCAGCGATGCGGCACTTGCCCGCCATCTCGCCCGCACCGGGCGGATCATCGAACTCGACGCGCTGCGCCAGAACGCTGCCGAAGGCGCCGATCTCGCCGCCGTGCCGCAATGGATGCTCGATCTTCAGAAGGCCTGGGTGCTGGTGCCGCTGCCGCATCTGGGGCAGCTCGCCGGTGCGATCCTGCTCGCGCGGCCGCCGCTGCCGCGCGCGCTCGATTGGGAGGATTTCGACCTGCTCAAGGTCGCCGGCCGTCAGGTCGCCAGCTATCTCGCCGAAGCGCGCGCACAGGAAGCGCTCGCCGAGGCGCAGCGGTTCGATGAATTCAACCGCCGCTTCGCCTTCATCCTTCATGACATCAAGAATCTCGTGAGCCAGCTGACCCTCGTCGCCCGCAACGCCGAGCGCCACGCCGACAACCCGCAGTTCCGCGCCGACATGGTCGTGACGCTGAAGGAATCGGTCGAACGCATGAACGCACTGCTCGCCCGCCTTTCGCAGCACCATCGCAGCCGCGCCGAAGCACCCCATGCGGTCGAGGTCATGCCGCTGGTCGAGCGCCTTGCTGCGGCGCGCGCCAAGCAGCATCCGATCGCGGCCACCGGCACGCGCGCCGCCGTCGCCCACGCGGACCCCGCGCGGCTCGAGCAGCTGCTCGGCCATCTGATCCAGAACGCAGTCGATGCCAGCCCGCCGCACGAGCCGGTGACGCTCGATGTCGGCGCCGATGGGCTCCGCGTCACGATCGACGTGATCGACCGTGGCTGCGGCATGTCGCCCGGCTTCGTGCGCGACCGGCTGTTCAAGCCCTTCGTCTCCTCGAAGGAAGGCGGCTTCGGCATCGGCGCGTTCGAGGCGCTCCAGCTCGCGCAGGCAATGGGCGGCAGCATCGCGGTCACGTCGCGCGAAGGCAGCGGTAGCCGCTTTCGGGTGACGCTGAAGGCAGCGCACGCCGCCGATGTGGGAAT from Sphingosinithalassobacter sp. CS137 harbors:
- the prsK gene encoding XrtA/PEP-CTERM system histidine kinase PrsK, with protein sequence MAGALILWTHALAALLFGAVALWAFRSREEQVPRLPLTVALTATALWALAVAGIGADDLVTVLAELLRNLAWFGFMVVLHRRDGSIRPPFALATVYGVVGLVALGSAGLQMLGSAAPADRAADFADAALLLQMLVTVAALLLVQALHTAVAPGAGAGLRWIVLALGGLWLTDLNIFTVGYLTGELAPELFVLRGVAMVLVAAGIGAGLHHKGDWSMQVSRTVAYQSLSLVGIAAYVALLALATSALATVGGENARVLQTAFVFGSTAAVLTLVSSPWLRAWAKVKLAKHFFRHRYDYRAEWIRFTETLGQPEGAAPLDERIVKAIADLTDSPAGLLLVPDGSGLGPGAAWNWGRDMLPAASDAALARHLARTGRIIELDALRQNAAEGADLAAVPQWMLDLQKAWVLVPLPHLGQLAGAILLARPPLPRALDWEDFDLLKVAGRQVASYLAEARAQEALAEAQRFDEFNRRFAFILHDIKNLVSQLTLVARNAERHADNPQFRADMVVTLKESVERMNALLARLSQHHRSRAEAPHAVEVMPLVERLAAARAKQHPIAATGTRAAVAHADPARLEQLLGHLIQNAVDASPPHEPVTLDVGADGLRVTIDVIDRGCGMSPGFVRDRLFKPFVSSKEGGFGIGAFEALQLAQAMGGSIAVTSREGSGSRFRVTLKAAHAADVGMGEAA